The Corvus hawaiiensis isolate bCorHaw1 chromosome 2, bCorHaw1.pri.cur, whole genome shotgun sequence genome includes a window with the following:
- the JAM2 gene encoding junctional adhesion molecule B isoform X3, whose protein sequence is MSLRIEWKKIQSQGVSFVYYNSEFTGDLRGRAEMLNTGIRIRNVTRRDSGTYRCEISAKSEEGQRLGEATITLTVLVAPTTPMCDVPSSAMTGTVVQLSCKETEGSPPSEYQWYKNGVALLEKTGTGSARAANITYTMNKKSGTLLFNTVTKNDTGEYFCEASNGIGLSQKCSVKRMQVDDLNVSGIIAAVVFVALVMVLCGLGVFYAQKKGYFAKESSSQKKTNYQSTSEKASLLCSVVCFKSFRYLQISLNILRCVMSLHTYTIPHSCHAVPVTSTWRYFISVCIYSFLLHSLKCHTTTALCSILCIFLYILIN, encoded by the exons GTGATCTTCGAGGCCGAGCAGAGATGCTGAATACAGGAATCCGAATTAGGAATGTGACTAGAAGGGATTCTGGGACCTACCGCTGTGAAATCAGTGCCAAGAGTGAAGAAGGACAACGCCTGGGAGAGGCTACTATTACTCTCACAGTATTGG TTGCTCCGACTACTCCAATGTGTGACGTACCCAGCTCCGCAATGACGGGAACAGTCGTGCAGCTGAGCTGTAAGGAAACGGAGGGCTCCCCTCCGTCTGAGTACCAGTGGTACAAGAATGGTGTTGCCTTGCTGGAGAAGACAGGAACAGGCAGTGCTAGAGCAGCAAACATAACTTACACCATGAATAAAAAGTCTGGCACTCTG CTGTTTAATACAGTTACAAAGAATGACACTGGAGAGTATTTCTGTGAAGCCTCCAATGGGATTGGATTATCTCAGAAATGCTCAGTGAAGCGAATGCAAGTTG ATGACCTTAACGTAAGTGGTATCATTGCGGCTGTAGTATTTGTGGCTCTGGTGATGGTACTGTGTGGCCTTGGAGTATTCTATGCCCAAAAAAAGGGCTACTTTGCAA aggAAAGCTCTTCCCA AAAGAAGACGAACTATCAATCTACAAGTGAAAAGGCAAGTCTTTTGTGTTCAGTAGtatgttttaaaagctttagATATCTTCAGATATCCTTAAATATTCTTAGATGTGTAATGTCTTTGCACACATACACAATTCCTCACTCCTGCCATGCTGTACCTGTCACCAGTACCTGGAGATACTTTATCTCTGTCTGCATTTACAGCTTCCTGTTGCACAGTCTCAAGTGCCACACAACTACAGCACTTTGCTCCATACTTTGCATCTTCTTGTACATATTGATTAACTAA